In Deltaproteobacteria bacterium, one DNA window encodes the following:
- the malQ gene encoding 4-alpha-glucanotransferase, with protein sequence MAADNTIWELARLYGVQTSYFDIGGVERHASEEGLRQILNSLGAGLEGLASCSDATIRRRRTLGGNLLPPVVVHWDGEPGAVAFRLPVEGLSRAWKLNILTEDGSPVYSSDFYPEQLPDANVERFEEAGTIPKRMELPDSLVPDYYRLELTDGHLGAQSLLVKAPSRAPSPAETGIGRAWGGFLPLYSLGSGSATYTGLGRLGEWIGRQGGAAVATLPLLPTFMDKPFDPSPYAPVSRLFWNEIYIDAEATHEYSVAKHSGLLASMAGRMDRLRTFSEGELVDWREAYRLQRELLEPLSRILMDRTGQRRDIFEEWRKSRPDVADYAAFRAAMEKHDTAWWNWPESARNGQLLHADYDPAVQDYYIYAQWISERQLGSASESCRKAGVRLYLDLPVGVHPDGYDAWKYRNLFATGIATGAPPDPFFMGGQNWGFSPMHPEQLREAGYAYWRAVLQHHFRHAKLLRIDHVMAMHRLYWIPQGAPATEGVYVRYEADEFQAITALEAKKQGAVVIGEDLGTVPDEVRSGMERRSFQRLYVMQFACRENAEAAIEPPLPSMAASFNTHDLPPFAAFWSGSDIERRLVMGHIDESMAGNEREQRARLRQSVVAYLRRQGLMAESDESPQGVLRACLQWLAASPAWLMLINLEDLWGEEHPQNTPGTQHECPNWSRRSRLDIGAMAGDKAVMELLALVNRIRNGSTGSSGG encoded by the coding sequence GTGGCCGCAGATAACACGATTTGGGAGCTTGCCCGGCTTTATGGCGTTCAGACGTCATATTTTGATATCGGGGGCGTTGAGCGTCATGCCAGCGAAGAGGGACTCCGCCAGATCCTGAATTCGCTTGGTGCCGGGCTTGAAGGTCTGGCCAGCTGCTCTGATGCGACTATCAGGCGACGGAGAACCTTAGGCGGGAACCTACTCCCCCCGGTTGTCGTCCACTGGGATGGTGAACCGGGGGCGGTTGCCTTCCGTTTGCCGGTGGAGGGCCTTTCGCGCGCCTGGAAACTGAATATCCTGACCGAAGATGGATCTCCAGTTTATTCGTCTGATTTTTACCCGGAGCAACTTCCCGATGCGAATGTCGAGCGGTTTGAAGAGGCGGGGACCATTCCCAAAAGAATGGAGCTGCCAGACTCGCTGGTTCCTGATTACTACCGGCTGGAACTTACTGACGGACATCTGGGCGCACAAAGCCTGCTGGTGAAGGCCCCGTCAAGGGCGCCGTCTCCGGCAGAAACCGGTATTGGACGGGCGTGGGGCGGTTTCCTGCCGCTTTATTCGCTGGGTAGTGGCTCGGCAACCTACACCGGGCTGGGGCGTTTGGGTGAATGGATCGGCAGGCAGGGCGGGGCTGCAGTCGCCACGCTTCCACTGCTTCCCACATTCATGGACAAGCCGTTCGATCCAAGCCCTTATGCACCGGTCAGCCGCCTGTTCTGGAATGAAATATACATAGATGCCGAGGCCACGCACGAATACTCTGTGGCAAAGCATTCAGGGCTGCTGGCTTCAATGGCCGGCCGCATGGACCGGCTGCGAACCTTTAGTGAAGGCGAGTTGGTCGACTGGCGGGAGGCATACCGTCTTCAGCGCGAACTGCTGGAGCCTCTTTCACGGATCCTGATGGACCGGACCGGTCAGCGCCGGGACATATTTGAAGAATGGCGTAAAAGCCGGCCTGACGTGGCAGACTACGCGGCCTTCCGGGCCGCGATGGAAAAACACGACACGGCATGGTGGAACTGGCCGGAATCTGCGCGTAATGGCCAGCTATTGCATGCGGACTACGACCCTGCGGTACAGGACTACTACATTTACGCCCAGTGGATCTCGGAGCGACAGCTTGGTTCAGCATCAGAAAGTTGCCGAAAGGCCGGTGTCCGGCTCTATCTGGATCTTCCTGTCGGCGTCCATCCGGACGGCTATGATGCGTGGAAGTACCGAAACCTGTTCGCTACCGGAATTGCAACGGGGGCGCCGCCCGATCCGTTTTTTATGGGCGGCCAGAACTGGGGGTTTTCCCCCATGCACCCTGAACAGCTCAGGGAAGCAGGATACGCATACTGGCGGGCAGTCCTTCAGCACCATTTCCGCCACGCAAAACTGCTCCGGATAGATCATGTGATGGCCATGCACCGGCTTTACTGGATTCCCCAGGGTGCTCCGGCCACCGAGGGTGTCTATGTCCGGTATGAAGCTGACGAGTTCCAGGCGATAACGGCACTAGAGGCCAAAAAACAGGGCGCGGTAGTTATCGGAGAGGATCTGGGGACCGTTCCTGATGAAGTTCGTTCCGGCATGGAGCGCCGTTCATTCCAGCGGCTCTATGTCATGCAGTTCGCCTGCCGTGAAAACGCAGAAGCCGCAATCGAGCCACCGTTGCCTTCAATGGCGGCCAGTTTCAATACACACGATCTGCCGCCATTTGCCGCCTTCTGGAGCGGCAGCGATATCGAGCGCCGGCTCGTAATGGGTCATATTGACGAGAGTATGGCAGGCAATGAACGGGAGCAGAGGGCCCGGCTCCGGCAGTCGGTGGTTGCCTACCTGCGGCGACAGGGATTGATGGCAGAAAGCGATGAAAGTCCTCAAGGGGTCTTGCGGGCCTGCCTTCAGTGGCTGGCTGCGAGCCCCGCGTGGCTTATGCTGATCAATCTGGAAGACCTGTGGGGGGAGGAACACCCCCAGAACACCCCCGGTACCCAGCACGAATGTCCCAACTGGAGCCGTCGCTCCCGCCTCGATATAGGGGCGATGGCTGGCGACAAGGCGGTTATGGAACTGCTGGCGCTCGTAAATCGTATACGGAACGGTTCTACTGGCAGTTCTGGAGGCTGA
- the secF gene encoding protein translocase subunit SecF, giving the protein MSGKKLPEFPFTSFVKPGTLIRFSRAAKICGAFSMLLFVFAGWQYFSGQFRYGIDFAGGLDLQVRFEPGVNTAAVRKKLSEAGLTDVLIQGLTAEGQKTGEVVSAGSIATAEKQAETAAGEETASGSEAEPPVGKAAATAAAEPAKDGTEISEEAGKATAVLPEAADEPLNLTGPEYLIKVKMEGEDISERAAAVRAALTKGFGERGYEILRQEGAGPAAVKDLSRKAIESVVYAMLFLFIYILIRFSQLDFASAVGFGTGAVFATFHDVVMVMAMFVLFGYEFSLPVLAAFLTVVGYSVNDTIVVFDRIRERLSRHRTADLWDLFDQCASDTLSRTIITGGTTAVSAAALLIFGGGVIHDFAFIMLWGVIFGTYSSIFVASPVFILVTRYLQSRQSRRDSTRKKPRAQRA; this is encoded by the coding sequence ATGTCTGGCAAGAAGCTCCCCGAGTTCCCGTTCACATCCTTTGTCAAACCGGGCACCCTGATTCGTTTTTCCAGGGCAGCAAAGATTTGCGGTGCGTTTTCCATGCTCCTGTTCGTGTTTGCCGGCTGGCAGTATTTTTCGGGCCAGTTCCGCTACGGGATCGACTTCGCCGGCGGATTGGATCTTCAGGTCCGGTTTGAGCCTGGTGTGAACACGGCAGCAGTCCGCAAGAAGCTTTCTGAAGCCGGATTGACCGATGTTCTGATCCAGGGGCTGACGGCGGAGGGCCAGAAAACGGGAGAAGTTGTTTCTGCCGGTTCCATTGCTACTGCGGAGAAGCAAGCAGAAACAGCGGCAGGAGAAGAAACAGCGTCTGGCAGTGAGGCTGAGCCTCCGGTCGGAAAAGCCGCTGCAACAGCGGCAGCCGAACCGGCTAAAGACGGCACGGAAATTTCCGAAGAGGCAGGCAAGGCGACGGCGGTTTTGCCGGAAGCAGCGGACGAGCCCCTGAATCTCACCGGCCCCGAATACCTGATCAAGGTGAAGATGGAAGGTGAGGATATTTCAGAACGGGCGGCCGCGGTCCGGGCGGCATTGACCAAGGGTTTCGGTGAGCGCGGATATGAAATCCTCCGCCAGGAGGGTGCAGGCCCCGCGGCCGTGAAGGATCTGTCGCGGAAAGCCATTGAATCTGTCGTTTATGCCATGCTGTTCCTGTTCATCTACATCCTGATCCGGTTTTCCCAGCTGGATTTTGCATCGGCGGTTGGTTTCGGAACTGGCGCAGTTTTCGCCACATTCCATGACGTCGTTATGGTGATGGCCATGTTTGTGCTTTTCGGGTACGAATTTTCACTTCCGGTCCTGGCGGCATTCCTGACCGTGGTTGGCTACTCGGTGAATGACACGATTGTTGTATTTGACCGGATTCGTGAGCGGCTCAGCCGCCATCGCACCGCTGATCTATGGGATCTTTTCGACCAATGTGCCAGTGATACACTGTCCCGCACGATCATTACGGGCGGAACGACGGCGGTTTCAGCAGCGGCACTGCTGATCTTTGGCGGTGGCGTGATTCACGATTTTGCCTTTATCATGCTCTGGGGTGTCATCTTTGGAACCTATTCGTCGATATTCGTGGCGTCGCCAGTATTTATCCTGGTAACCAGATATCTTCAGTCCCGGCAGTCCCGGCGGGATTCTACGCGAAAGAAACCCCGCGCCCAGCGAGCCTGA
- the secD gene encoding protein translocase subunit SecD produces MELVIKIVVGVVAVALIGAVFLAPAAVRFRATGVAIVMSLIALLFLFKWPPVLGLDLQGGVHLVLRLDDQDLLDHEHRVIESGLDSQLKEKGIEGAVFERHPDRLAIRFPDEEKAKTARSIIKDYLGNIASLSISGTQADVTIESIYLRDVRARTIAQTIDTVDRRINEMGVTEPIIHPQGMHKIVVQLAGQASSARWKGVIQRTAVLKFMLVESEAPTRRQLLEPHGGEVPAGFEVYPEVDDTTGKEASWYLVKTTPFVDGSLLENAFLTADQDGAPATGFRFGAEGAQQFGEMTGAHRGKQLAIVLDDVIKSAPVIRARITRDGIISGNFTQQSAQDLAVVLRSGPLPVKITIVEERTVGPTLGRDSIRQGVRAMLIGAFAVLAFMAVYYRVGGLVANMAVMMNVLIVLGVMMAFNAVFTLPGIAGLALSVGMGVDANVLIFERIREEIYSGKTIRGAVEAGYDRAFTTIFDSNLTTLITGFVLFIFGTGPIKGFAVVLVIGLVANLFTAYWCTRIFYDGLVQSARPKQLSL; encoded by the coding sequence GTGGAGTTAGTAATCAAGATCGTGGTGGGGGTTGTGGCCGTAGCCCTCATTGGCGCCGTATTTCTTGCGCCGGCCGCGGTGCGGTTCCGGGCGACTGGCGTGGCTATTGTAATGAGCCTCATCGCCCTCCTGTTCCTGTTCAAATGGCCGCCGGTACTGGGCCTCGACTTGCAGGGTGGAGTGCATCTGGTTCTTCGTCTGGATGATCAGGATCTTTTGGACCATGAGCACCGGGTGATCGAATCCGGGCTGGATAGCCAGTTAAAAGAAAAGGGTATTGAAGGGGCAGTATTCGAGAGGCACCCTGACCGGTTGGCCATCCGTTTCCCTGACGAAGAGAAGGCAAAGACCGCCCGCTCCATCATCAAGGATTACCTTGGTAACATTGCCAGCCTGAGCATTAGCGGCACCCAGGCGGATGTAACAATTGAGTCGATATATCTGCGTGATGTCCGCGCCCGGACGATCGCCCAGACGATCGATACGGTGGACCGCCGGATTAACGAAATGGGTGTCACTGAACCGATCATCCATCCGCAGGGGATGCACAAGATTGTCGTCCAGCTCGCTGGCCAGGCCTCATCGGCCCGGTGGAAGGGTGTGATCCAGCGGACAGCGGTGCTGAAGTTCATGCTGGTGGAGTCCGAAGCCCCGACGCGGCGGCAACTGCTGGAGCCGCACGGCGGCGAAGTACCGGCGGGCTTTGAGGTCTATCCCGAAGTCGATGATACAACGGGGAAGGAAGCGTCATGGTACCTGGTCAAGACGACTCCCTTTGTTGACGGATCGCTCCTGGAAAACGCATTCCTGACGGCTGACCAGGACGGTGCTCCTGCAACGGGGTTCCGGTTTGGTGCCGAAGGGGCGCAACAGTTTGGCGAGATGACCGGGGCTCATCGTGGGAAGCAGCTGGCGATTGTTCTCGACGATGTGATCAAATCGGCGCCGGTCATCCGGGCACGGATTACACGCGATGGAATCATTTCGGGCAATTTCACCCAGCAATCGGCGCAGGACTTGGCCGTCGTGCTTCGGTCCGGTCCACTGCCGGTGAAGATCACGATTGTCGAAGAGCGCACGGTGGGCCCCACGCTTGGACGGGATTCGATCCGTCAAGGCGTCAGGGCCATGCTGATTGGTGCCTTCGCTGTCCTGGCCTTCATGGCGGTCTACTACCGGGTCGGCGGCCTGGTGGCCAATATGGCTGTCATGATGAACGTCCTGATCGTTCTGGGCGTTATGATGGCATTTAACGCCGTTTTTACGCTCCCGGGTATTGCGGGCCTCGCTCTTTCTGTCGGCATGGGCGTGGATGCGAACGTGCTGATCTTTGAGCGGATCCGTGAGGAGATTTATTCGGGCAAGACGATCCGGGGCGCGGTGGAAGCCGGCTATGACCGGGCATTCACGACGATTTTCGATTCAAACCTTACGACGCTGATTACAGGGTTCGTGCTGTTTATTTTCGGAACCGGGCCAATCAAGGGCTTTGCCGTGGTTCTGGTCATCGGGCTGGTGGCAAACCTGTTTACCGCCTACTGGTGCACGCGGATTTTCTATGACGGCCTCGTCCAGTCGGCGCGGCCCAAGCAACTGAGCCTGTAG
- the yajC gene encoding preprotein translocase subunit YajC, giving the protein MAAPPAEGEQPSVWAMLGWFPILILLFYFLMIRPQVKREKEVKTMLEAIKVGDRVVTSSGIHGKVTRIENGIFTIEIAQNVRVDFERSAVASVRNKKDKEKEAESGKS; this is encoded by the coding sequence ATGGCAGCACCCCCGGCAGAGGGGGAGCAGCCGAGTGTGTGGGCCATGCTCGGCTGGTTCCCGATTCTGATCCTGCTGTTCTATTTCCTGATGATCCGCCCACAGGTAAAACGGGAAAAAGAGGTCAAGACGATGCTGGAAGCGATCAAGGTTGGTGATCGCGTGGTGACCAGCAGCGGCATTCATGGCAAGGTCACCCGGATTGAGAATGGAATCTTTACGATCGAGATCGCCCAGAATGTGCGTGTTGATTTTGAACGTTCGGCTGTTGCCTCGGTTCGCAACAAGAAAGACAAAGAGAAGGAAGCCGAATCCGGCAAGTCTTAA
- the tgt gene encoding tRNA guanosine(34) transglycosylase Tgt: MATPVSSPDNFRPGFELTKTVGLARRGRLRLFHGEVETPVFMPVGTAGTVKGITPDELTGMGAQIILSNTYHLFLRPGVELIEELGGLHRFMGWGKPILTDSGGYQVYSLESLRKLDDTGVEFKSHLDGSTGQLTPERVIDIQERLGSDIMMVLDECPPHDAPEKLLDQAIARTSRWAERSLRAWRKPHLALFGIVQGAADPRRRVAHAELLGRMELDGRRFDGLAIGGLGLGEGATQFLDTVEATAQAMDPARPRYLMGIGRPEDILNSIERGVDMFDCVIPTRNGRNGQAFTSGGVVKIKNLQYRNDPRPLDETCDCQACRNFSRAYLRHLYLADEMLAPRLLALHNLHFYQTLLKEARDAIDDGRFVEYKGSRLARMTSDSPD, from the coding sequence ATGGCGACGCCTGTTTCATCGCCTGACAACTTCCGGCCCGGTTTCGAGCTGACGAAGACCGTCGGCCTGGCCAGGCGCGGCCGTTTGCGGCTTTTTCATGGTGAAGTGGAGACTCCGGTATTCATGCCCGTGGGGACGGCAGGGACTGTCAAGGGAATCACCCCCGATGAACTCACGGGCATGGGCGCGCAGATCATCCTGTCAAACACATATCACCTGTTTCTACGTCCGGGTGTGGAGCTGATTGAGGAACTGGGTGGCCTGCACCGGTTTATGGGATGGGGCAAGCCCATACTGACCGATTCTGGCGGGTATCAGGTTTATTCGCTGGAAAGTCTGAGAAAACTCGACGACACAGGTGTAGAGTTCAAGTCCCATCTGGATGGCAGTACCGGACAACTGACCCCTGAACGTGTCATTGATATCCAAGAGCGTCTGGGGTCCGACATCATGATGGTCCTGGACGAATGTCCTCCTCACGATGCTCCGGAAAAGCTGCTTGATCAGGCCATCGCTCGCACTTCGCGCTGGGCGGAGCGTTCACTGAGAGCATGGCGAAAGCCGCATCTGGCCCTGTTCGGGATAGTGCAGGGCGCTGCTGATCCGAGACGCCGGGTGGCCCATGCGGAGCTTCTGGGCAGGATGGAACTGGATGGCCGCCGGTTTGATGGTCTCGCCATCGGGGGTCTTGGGCTCGGTGAAGGGGCAACGCAGTTTCTGGACACTGTGGAGGCGACCGCACAAGCAATGGACCCGGCCCGGCCACGGTATTTGATGGGGATTGGCCGTCCAGAAGATATCCTGAATTCCATCGAACGGGGCGTGGATATGTTCGATTGCGTGATCCCGACCCGCAATGGCCGTAACGGGCAGGCCTTTACCAGCGGGGGCGTCGTCAAGATCAAGAACCTTCAGTACAGGAACGACCCCCGTCCGCTTGATGAAACATGTGACTGTCAGGCTTGCCGGAACTTCTCGCGGGCCTACCTGCGGCATCTCTATCTGGCCGACGAAATGCTGGCTCCAAGACTGCTCGCCTTACATAACCTCCACTTCTATCAAACCCTGCTAAAGGAGGCCCGGGACGCTATTGATGATGGGCGGTTTGTGGAATATAAGGGTTCGCGCCTTGCGAGGATGACAAGTGACTCACCTGATTGA
- the queA gene encoding tRNA preQ1(34) S-adenosylmethionine ribosyltransferase-isomerase QueA has protein sequence MTESVPKLEDFDFDLPEGQIARYPAAQRDESRLLVIDRQTGALQHRVFRDLPALLRPGDVLVLNRTKVRQARVRGKRATGGGVELLFLEEHAPGIWKVRAKPTTKLKPGEPLILPQATVSVGERLGEHLLVKLTPDTGLTADEWFSRVGEMPIPPYFKRKAEPMDRERYQTVYAGQARSVAAPTAGLHFTPELLDRIRRENVVIRFLDLAVGWGTFQPVRNEVLEQGVLESETYEIPAETARAIVQARSENRRVIAVGTTTTRALESAWRVTPPALTGSTRLFIHEPYTFRCIDGLITNFHLPQSSLLMLVAAFAGRENILKAYREAVGMGYRFYSYGDACFIA, from the coding sequence GTGACTGAATCTGTCCCGAAACTTGAGGATTTCGATTTTGACCTGCCGGAGGGCCAGATCGCCCGGTATCCGGCGGCCCAGCGGGACGAATCGCGCCTGCTGGTAATCGACAGGCAGACTGGCGCGCTGCAGCACCGGGTATTCCGGGATCTGCCGGCCCTTCTCAGGCCGGGCGATGTGCTGGTCCTGAATCGTACGAAAGTTCGCCAGGCACGGGTCCGGGGAAAGCGGGCCACGGGCGGCGGCGTCGAGTTGCTGTTTCTGGAAGAACATGCGCCGGGCATATGGAAGGTCCGGGCCAAGCCAACGACAAAGCTGAAACCGGGCGAACCCCTCATTCTGCCGCAGGCAACCGTGTCGGTTGGGGAACGTTTGGGAGAACATCTGCTGGTAAAGCTGACTCCGGACACCGGACTGACTGCTGACGAGTGGTTTTCCCGCGTGGGGGAGATGCCGATCCCGCCGTATTTTAAACGTAAGGCGGAGCCGATGGATCGGGAACGGTATCAAACAGTCTACGCAGGGCAGGCCAGGTCTGTGGCCGCGCCCACCGCGGGGCTTCACTTTACTCCAGAGCTTCTGGACCGGATTCGCAGGGAGAATGTCGTTATACGGTTTCTTGATCTGGCCGTGGGCTGGGGCACCTTCCAGCCGGTCCGCAATGAAGTGCTTGAGCAGGGTGTGCTGGAGTCGGAAACCTATGAAATCCCTGCTGAAACAGCTAGGGCGATTGTGCAGGCGAGATCAGAAAACAGACGGGTGATTGCCGTTGGGACCACAACGACTCGGGCACTGGAGTCGGCATGGCGCGTGACACCGCCAGCCCTCACGGGGTCCACCCGGCTGTTTATTCATGAACCTTATACGTTTCGCTGTATTGACGGGCTCATTACCAATTTCCACCTGCCCCAATCCAGTCTGCTGATGCTCGTGGCGGCGTTCGCGGGCCGGGAAAATATCCTCAAGGCCTACCGTGAGGCGGTTGGAATGGGTTACAGGTTTTACAGCTATGGCGACGCCTGTTTCATCGCCTGA
- a CDS encoding SpoIID/LytB domain-containing protein — protein sequence MRGFPLRIGRREFGTGPVTVSASGGAIVADGKKLGSSASVNPEILIGGSRYAGELVLKAEGDLIRLLETLQMEDYLPGVVMAETYASWESAAHQAQAVCARSYAMERLRRGRRSRNADYDFVAGPQDKAYGGVCDHANITRAVAETSGQWLSHDGKIAETVFHSCCGGMTESGSALWGRDTPYLRSVECEFCREAPEYLWSAKVETETVMAAAAQAGAKGSQLMAIKVGAKTSSKRAREFVLTTDAGTEKVDAPKFRSAAGTTVLRSLRCRADMIGGKVDFIGSGYGHGVGLCQWGAQGMALEGRDYPAILGFYYLGVRIERD from the coding sequence TTGCGCGGGTTCCCTCTCCGGATTGGGCGACGGGAGTTTGGCACCGGCCCGGTAACAGTATCCGCATCGGGCGGAGCCATCGTTGCCGACGGCAAGAAACTGGGGAGTTCCGCCTCTGTAAATCCTGAAATCCTGATCGGCGGAAGCCGGTATGCTGGCGAACTGGTACTGAAGGCTGAGGGCGACCTGATTCGGCTGCTGGAGACGCTCCAGATGGAAGATTATCTGCCGGGCGTGGTGATGGCCGAGACCTATGCCTCGTGGGAGAGTGCGGCTCATCAGGCTCAGGCAGTGTGTGCACGTTCTTATGCAATGGAGCGGCTGCGCCGCGGGCGGCGGAGCCGGAACGCGGACTATGATTTTGTCGCAGGCCCGCAGGACAAGGCGTACGGTGGCGTTTGCGATCATGCAAATATCACCAGGGCGGTTGCTGAAACCAGTGGCCAGTGGCTCTCCCATGACGGGAAAATAGCGGAAACGGTTTTTCACTCCTGTTGTGGTGGAATGACCGAATCCGGTTCTGCCTTGTGGGGGCGCGATACACCTTATTTACGGAGCGTGGAATGTGAATTCTGCCGGGAAGCTCCGGAGTATTTGTGGTCTGCGAAGGTAGAGACAGAAACGGTCATGGCCGCCGCTGCGCAGGCAGGAGCGAAGGGCAGCCAATTGATGGCAATCAAGGTGGGCGCGAAAACTTCATCGAAGCGGGCCCGCGAGTTTGTCCTTACGACGGATGCCGGGACGGAGAAAGTGGATGCGCCAAAGTTTCGTTCGGCCGCCGGGACTACAGTGCTTCGGAGCCTGCGCTGCCGTGCAGATATGATCGGCGGAAAAGTGGATTTTATCGGGTCCGGCTACGGGCATGGAGTGGGCCTCTGCCAGTGGGGGGCACAGGGGATGGCTCTAGAGGGACGGGATTACCCTGCCATTCTCGGCTTTTACTACCTTGGCGTGCGGATCGAGCGTGACTGA
- a CDS encoding CoA transferase, whose protein sequence is MSNALEGLKVIDLSRLLPGPYCSMVLADLGADVIKIEEPGTGDYSRYQGFKKGGKLRTSFEILNRNKRSMTLNLKTSAGREILKKLCADADVVLESFRPGVMDRLGVGYETLRALNPKIIYCAITGYGQEGPYRNRPGHDLNYLGYAGIIDMTGPKDGTPSLIGTQVADLAGGALQGVVGILAALRARDRTGKGQFVDVGMMQASFSLNLLHWAEQMDRPGQEIHRGDTNLTGRYACYGVYRCGDGRYVTLGALEAKFWENFCNRVGHPEWIAVHLSEELPVNEKLKKEVTELFLSKPSAHWLGLLEDEDICFGPVQSVKESGEDPQIAASRMVYTAPNSAGEPLRHPALGFQLSETPATHQRPAPGLGEHTVAVLTGLGYGKTDVDRLRGEGAI, encoded by the coding sequence ATGTCCAACGCGCTTGAAGGACTGAAAGTCATTGATTTGTCCCGGCTTCTGCCAGGACCGTACTGTTCGATGGTGCTTGCTGATCTGGGGGCTGATGTCATCAAGATCGAAGAACCGGGTACGGGAGACTATTCCCGCTACCAGGGGTTCAAGAAGGGTGGAAAGTTACGCACCTCGTTTGAAATCCTTAATCGCAACAAGCGGTCAATGACGCTCAACCTGAAGACGTCAGCCGGCCGGGAGATACTGAAGAAGCTTTGTGCAGACGCCGATGTCGTTCTGGAAAGTTTTCGCCCCGGCGTCATGGATCGCCTGGGCGTGGGATATGAAACGCTTCGGGCCCTGAATCCGAAGATCATCTATTGCGCCATTACCGGTTATGGCCAGGAAGGCCCCTATCGCAACCGCCCTGGACATGACCTCAACTATCTGGGCTATGCGGGGATTATCGACATGACCGGCCCGAAGGACGGGACGCCATCCCTTATTGGCACACAGGTCGCCGATCTGGCAGGAGGCGCTCTGCAAGGGGTCGTGGGGATACTGGCAGCCCTCCGGGCCCGTGACCGGACCGGCAAGGGCCAGTTCGTTGACGTCGGGATGATGCAGGCATCGTTTTCCCTCAATCTGCTTCATTGGGCCGAGCAGATGGATCGTCCCGGCCAGGAGATTCACCGTGGGGATACAAACCTGACGGGCCGCTATGCCTGCTATGGTGTGTACCGTTGCGGTGACGGCCGGTATGTGACGCTGGGCGCGTTGGAAGCGAAGTTCTGGGAAAACTTCTGCAATCGCGTAGGGCATCCAGAGTGGATTGCTGTCCACCTTTCCGAAGAGCTGCCCGTCAATGAAAAACTGAAGAAGGAAGTGACCGAGCTTTTCCTTTCGAAGCCGTCCGCGCACTGGCTCGGACTCCTGGAGGATGAAGATATCTGCTTTGGACCGGTCCAGTCAGTGAAGGAGTCGGGTGAAGACCCCCAGATCGCTGCGAGCAGAATGGTTTATACAGCACCTAATTCGGCGGGTGAGCCGCTCCGGCATCCGGCACTTGGGTTCCAGCTTTCGGAAACCCCGGCAACGCATCAGCGCCCGGCACCAGGGCTTGGTGAGCACACCGTCGCGGTGCTGACCGGACTTGGTTATGGCAAGACCGACGTGGACCGGCTACGCGGTGAAGGCGCAATCTAG
- a CDS encoding SRPBCC family protein translates to MGISRIKERLFPLAAGIAVVLVLGACGAKTLPKDLSDTNRYAQLRQSLAKGEKYIVLTEVEGTNVKHGKIIGVVDAPIDLVWAVTTDYRNLSKIMPVLEDVQLTEAKGRTVVYQMRFGLTGVPLKYNVTSSFVHFPEAYRVEWTYIRGDIRNTYGSYSMRPFGTDRTEVTLSMLMDLSGTAVGPFAQTGAGVVLPMMADRLRELVKSDVYKQGPPPLPEYARRSSAPPTPIDMRFAEFD, encoded by the coding sequence ATGGGCATTTCCCGAATAAAAGAACGACTGTTCCCGCTCGCGGCAGGCATCGCGGTCGTGCTGGTGCTTGGCGCCTGCGGCGCCAAGACGCTCCCAAAAGACCTTTCGGATACCAACCGGTACGCGCAGCTTCGCCAGTCTCTCGCCAAGGGAGAAAAATACATCGTCCTGACCGAGGTGGAAGGGACCAATGTCAAGCATGGGAAGATCATTGGAGTTGTCGATGCGCCCATAGACCTCGTGTGGGCGGTAACAACCGATTACCGGAACCTCTCGAAGATCATGCCGGTGCTGGAGGACGTCCAGCTCACCGAAGCCAAAGGCCGGACGGTAGTGTACCAGATGAGGTTTGGCCTTACCGGCGTGCCGCTCAAATACAACGTCACGTCATCGTTCGTGCACTTTCCGGAAGCCTACCGCGTCGAGTGGACCTACATACGCGGAGATATCCGGAACACCTATGGAAGTTACTCGATGCGGCCGTTCGGGACCGACCGGACGGAAGTCACCTTATCGATGCTGATGGACCTGTCCGGAACCGCAGTTGGGCCGTTTGCACAGACTGGCGCCGGCGTCGTGCTCCCGATGATGGCCGATCGCTTGCGGGAACTGGTAAAGTCAGATGTATACAAGCAGGGACCTCCGCCCCTGCCTGAATATGCCCGGAGGTCGAGCGCACCTCCGACCCCGATCGACATGCGATTCGCTGAATTTGACTGA